A stretch of Conchiformibius steedae DNA encodes these proteins:
- a CDS encoding TerD family protein: MAVSLQKGGNVNLNKEAPGLNKMIIGLGWDVRATDGEAFDLDGSAFLLNGAGKVRSDADFIFYNQPASDNGAVVHSGDNRTGDGDGDDESIVVELGKIPADVDKIAITVTIHEAQQRGQNFGQVSSAFIRCVNADNDVEIARFDLSEDASVETAMIFGEIYRHNGEWKFKAVGQGFQGGLAALAQHFGVDV; this comes from the coding sequence ATGGCAGTCAGTTTGCAAAAAGGCGGCAACGTCAATTTAAACAAAGAAGCCCCCGGTTTGAATAAAATGATTATCGGCTTGGGCTGGGACGTACGCGCCACAGACGGCGAAGCCTTTGATTTGGACGGCAGCGCATTCTTGTTGAACGGCGCGGGAAAAGTACGCTCGGATGCGGATTTTATTTTTTATAACCAACCTGCTTCCGACAATGGTGCGGTGGTGCACAGCGGCGACAACCGCACCGGCGACGGCGACGGCGATGATGAATCCATTGTGGTGGAATTGGGTAAAATTCCTGCCGATGTGGACAAAATCGCGATTACCGTAACCATTCACGAAGCCCAACAGCGCGGGCAGAATTTCGGACAGGTATCCAGCGCGTTTATCCGCTGTGTCAATGCCGATAATGATGTGGAAATTGCCCGTTTTGATTTGTCGGAAGACGCATCGGTAGAAACCGCCATGATTTTTGGCGAAATTTACCGTCATAACGGCGAATGGAAATTTAAAGCGGTGGGACAGGGTTTTCAAGGCGGATTAGCCGCACTGGCACAGCATTTTGGTGTGGATGTGTAA
- a CDS encoding TerD family protein, whose product MAISLQKGSNISLSKEAPGLSKMFIGLGWDVRVTEGEAFDLDGSAFLLNAAGKVRSEADFIFYNQNRSDNGAVEHKGDNRTGEGSGDDETIWVDLAQVPNDVDKITVAATIHEADARRQNFGQVSGAYIRCVNADNGVEIARFDLSEDASVETAMIFGEIYRHNGEWKFKAVGQGFKGGLVAVAQNFGIAL is encoded by the coding sequence ATGGCAATCAGTTTGCAAAAAGGCAGCAACATCAGCTTAAGCAAAGAAGCACCGGGTTTAAGCAAAATGTTTATCGGTTTGGGCTGGGATGTGCGCGTAACCGAAGGCGAAGCCTTTGATTTGGACGGCAGTGCTTTTTTATTGAATGCCGCAGGCAAAGTGCGTTCTGAAGCGGATTTTATTTTTTACAACCAAAACCGTTCCGATAACGGCGCAGTAGAACATAAAGGCGACAACCGCACCGGCGAAGGCAGCGGCGATGATGAAACCATTTGGGTAGATTTGGCACAAGTACCTAATGATGTGGATAAAATTACCGTTGCTGCCACCATTCACGAAGCCGATGCCCGCCGTCAGAATTTCGGACAGGTATCGGGTGCCTATATCCGCTGTGTCAATGCCGATAACGGCGTGGAAATTGCCCGTTTTGATTTGTCGGAAGACGCATCGGTAGAAACTGCCATGATTTTTGGCGAAATTTACCGTCATAACGGCGAATGGAAATTTAAAGCCGTAGGGCAGGGGTTTAAAGGCGGGTTGGTTGCGGTAGCCCAAAACTTCGGTATTGCCTTGTAA
- a CDS encoding filamentous hemagglutinin N-terminal domain-containing protein, producing the protein MNRIYRVVYNAHTQTHQAVSEHGKGRHKTQSCSTQNGTTVSAPARIRVPFLPTAIIGALLAFTGISTVQAAPQGGEVVRGAATISQQGKLTDIHQTTPKAAINWQKFGIKHDETVQFSQPDTRSIMLNRVIGNERSVIDGALRANGKVFVLNPHGTLIGNGAKINVGGLLASSADMDNDEFMAGNFRLYNAYDNRGAIKNHGNITVPEGGTVALIAPIVKNHGNITTPKGNTLFASGDNVTVTFSDDNFSYQVDYGLIQGLVENGGAIFADGGRVVLTAQGADAIKKSLIKHTGIIRANTVQNKNGVIELLSDDAALYTDTEISGSLKAEATGTGNGGNINIKTNTMNMNKATTISTLATNGKDGTLTINIHNLKVDKENAPLDGQQVSNFLKKNNVILQSNHYSDKDLTINDPIIWNKNKLTLKGKNNNYINNKLTGLNNATLGLHKQDSSFSYPYTSYSLGKNGKISLPSGQTLEFKNGDHIEETIVNVFSNDKKRTKQDFEQLFNKDTTSVANYNNIVVLGSDFDMSDTANWGNNFAGFETNQEISTEIHGLGNTIKNFTVNTTEDNVGFLRNAGYLSIRDLNLEKINIKGKNNIGGFIGNATTGIHNVEIYNSKVNGTIQGNNSVGGFIGNTYTNGIGGGVTFYAGDIRVTNSTSQTIITGNDSVGGLIGSVSSLGGSLEVNKTHSNNNIRANNNVGGVIGYADVSVSGATPSNNMIIQSYVSGKINANDNVGGFVGNLKQHSGGFNYASFYLNNTYSNVNLDGNQNVGGLVGKSHHSNSAPEIINTYVSGKINGNQNTHAFFGKHHFTTFENGEEKPNNNKPYIFASFYDTQTTGIKSDGSSAAKTTAQMKQQATYQYQHNPQHIEKWDFQEIWRIDEGKDYPRLRALTEGKITIAADKSLSVQAPNVSKTYDGVPIKNVEDLKALKGWGKGISVTGLLDNDTAASGLKNLTIDPTRGGWVGAVDVKKDGYDLYPIADVSDNFKQKYEIDWQKGSLIIHPKKLSITSVSLRGERPYDGTTAARAKEVKELKGIVEKDKNTVKLTGIGTLAGADVVANGTQKLVSLNYHDNKTKTNHVLTLTGEGSKNYELTTNGSEWKITKRPISILGTRVYDGTKQARAEDVKELHNIVEKDKNTVKLTGIGTLAGADVVANGTGTQKLQSLNTLKLTGNSSKNYEITVKDSIWKITKRPLIITAMNNFKPLYEKNPSKDKIGILASGLVNGEIISQVDIQFGKNDKEAQIAELHEVYPVSPTNVYFQKGKGKKENYEIKLNNGKILVIPKTTYPNSWNFPNDMEKEKENIVRKYTKLINDSYDEILLADAVYGKGNESVVSIGAPERFYDVYRVKDPNAINGFRYYKCVGKNCAKDKDEENKYLEVVRKDSELAQKLGVNTVIDIADKGFFKQPTGAGLSAALYKKSGSNNQYYIVFRGTDDGGLFSLNPFKADGNTNVLQFLSENQYDEGLKFAQALVRRLRTEEDNVKITAVGHSLGGGLASYSAAVIGDIDVKVFNAAQIGILRNEDTLSKNKLNPKNSRLHIAFNSDPVSSFDTQVFNDKYDNEYIYFLHEGILDDHGRDHMHTHRHALNIVQENYDKLKKDKPVVVNKHIWVYNNPKKNEQLNKTEEFLANERKRQKITSEIESTREKQNLVSLNNQLKQVDKLSSKQRKVILTPGSLSSPLTGKIILNIHIYRNNKLTECSKKRQSQCTLENGDIVKYQGSSDFKSVKGTIKFSDGSRIELEADSVVKINFDHVAQSSSMAASVQVLKGVVKKYDY; encoded by the coding sequence ATGAACCGCATCTACCGCGTGGTGTATAACGCCCATACCCAAACCCACCAAGCCGTTTCGGAACACGGTAAAGGACGGCACAAAACCCAATCTTGCTCAACACAGAACGGTACAACGGTTTCTGCACCTGCGCGGATTCGTGTACCGTTTTTGCCAACTGCCATTATTGGCGCACTATTGGCATTTACCGGTATTTCCACAGTTCAAGCAGCTCCTCAAGGTGGCGAAGTGGTACGCGGCGCCGCTACCATTTCCCAGCAGGGAAAATTAACCGATATTCATCAAACCACCCCAAAAGCAGCAATTAATTGGCAGAAATTTGGTATTAAACATGATGAAACCGTACAATTCAGCCAGCCCGACACCCGTTCAATTATGCTTAACCGTGTAATTGGCAACGAGCGCAGTGTAATCGACGGCGCATTGCGTGCCAATGGCAAGGTGTTTGTCTTAAATCCGCATGGCACTTTAATAGGTAATGGCGCAAAAATCAATGTAGGTGGATTGCTTGCCAGCAGTGCAGATATGGATAATGATGAATTTATGGCAGGTAATTTCCGTCTTTATAATGCTTATGATAATAGGGGTGCAATAAAAAACCATGGCAATATTACTGTTCCAGAAGGGGGAACAGTTGCTTTAATTGCCCCTATTGTAAAAAATCATGGCAATATTACCACCCCTAAAGGTAATACCTTATTCGCTTCTGGGGATAATGTAACGGTAACTTTCTCAGATGATAATTTTAGTTATCAGGTCGATTATGGCTTAATTCAAGGATTAGTAGAAAATGGTGGTGCAATCTTTGCAGATGGTGGACGTGTTGTCTTAACCGCTCAAGGAGCAGATGCTATTAAAAAATCTTTAATTAAACACACTGGCATAATCCGAGCCAATACTGTACAAAATAAAAACGGTGTAATTGAACTGCTAAGTGATGATGCTGCATTGTACACAGACACAGAAATTTCAGGCAGCTTAAAAGCTGAAGCAACTGGCACAGGTAATGGTGGTAATATTAATATTAAAACCAATACCATGAATATGAATAAAGCCACTACTATTTCTACTTTAGCAACCAATGGAAAAGACGGTACATTAACAATCAACATCCATAATCTTAAAGTAGATAAAGAAAATGCCCCTTTAGACGGACAACAAGTTTCTAATTTCTTAAAAAAGAATAATGTTATCTTGCAAAGCAACCATTATTCAGATAAAGATCTAACAATTAATGATCCAATTATTTGGAATAAAAATAAGCTGACTTTAAAAGGCAAAAACAACAACTATATTAATAACAAACTCACAGGTTTAAATAATGCCACATTAGGTTTACATAAACAAGATTCATCATTTTCTTATCCATACACATCTTACTCACTAGGGAAAAATGGAAAAATTTCTTTACCTTCTGGTCAAACATTGGAATTTAAAAATGGAGACCATATCGAAGAAACAATAGTAAATGTGTTTTCAAATGATAAAAAACGTACCAAGCAAGATTTTGAACAACTGTTTAACAAAGATACTACTAGTGTAGCCAATTACAACAATATAGTTGTATTAGGTAGTGATTTTGATATGAGTGATACTGCAAATTGGGGAAATAATTTTGCAGGATTTGAAACCAATCAAGAGATTTCTACAGAAATTCATGGTTTAGGCAATACAATTAAAAATTTTACGGTTAATACAACGGAAGATAATGTTGGTTTTTTACGCAATGCAGGCTATCTTTCAATTCGTGATTTAAATTTAGAAAAGATCAATATAAAAGGTAAAAATAATATTGGCGGGTTCATTGGCAATGCAACTACTGGCATCCATAATGTAGAAATATATAATAGCAAAGTCAATGGAACTATTCAAGGCAATAACTCAGTAGGAGGATTTATTGGTAATACCTATACCAACGGTATAGGAGGTGGTGTTACTTTTTATGCTGGAGATATTCGTGTTACAAACTCAACTTCCCAAACTATAATAACAGGCAATGATTCTGTAGGTGGCTTAATTGGCTCTGTATCCAGTCTAGGGGGAAGTCTAGAAGTAAATAAAACACACAGCAATAATAATATTAGAGCAAATAATAATGTTGGTGGAGTAATTGGGTATGCAGACGTTTCAGTTTCAGGAGCAACACCTTCAAATAATATGATTATCCAGTCCTATGTATCAGGAAAAATTAATGCAAATGATAATGTTGGTGGCTTCGTAGGCAACCTTAAACAACACAGTGGTGGATTTAATTATGCCAGTTTTTACTTAAATAATACTTATAGCAATGTTAATTTAGATGGTAATCAAAATGTAGGAGGATTAGTTGGCAAAAGCCATCACTCCAATTCTGCCCCTGAAATCATTAATACCTATGTTTCTGGAAAAATTAATGGCAATCAAAATACCCATGCATTTTTTGGCAAGCATCACTTTACAACATTTGAAAACGGAGAAGAAAAACCAAATAATAACAAACCTTATATTTTTGCGAGTTTTTATGATACTCAAACTACAGGAATTAAATCCGATGGTTCATCTGCAGCTAAAACCACTGCGCAAATGAAGCAACAAGCCACCTATCAATACCAACATAATCCTCAACATATTGAAAAATGGGATTTTCAAGAAATTTGGCGTATTGATGAAGGCAAAGACTATCCTCGCCTTCGCGCCTTGACCGAAGGCAAAATTACCATTGCTGCCGATAAATCTTTATCTGTTCAAGCACCCAATGTCAGCAAAACTTATGATGGTGTTCCCATTAAAAATGTAGAAGATTTAAAAGCCCTTAAAGGTTGGGGGAAAGGAATTTCTGTAACGGGTTTGCTTGATAATGACACAGCTGCTTCAGGTTTGAAGAATCTGACTATTGATCCCACGCGCGGTGGCTGGGTGGGCGCAGTAGATGTCAAAAAAGACGGTTACGATTTATACCCTATTGCCGATGTAAGTGATAATTTTAAACAAAAATATGAAATTGATTGGCAAAAAGGCTCACTCATAATCCATCCTAAAAAGCTGTCAATCACATCAGTGTCACTGCGTGGCGAACGTCCGTATGATGGCACAACTGCTGCCCGTGCCAAAGAAGTAAAAGAATTAAAAGGTATTGTAGAAAAAGATAAAAATACTGTAAAGCTAACAGGTATCGGTACTTTGGCAGGTGCTGATGTTGTTGCTAATGGCACACAAAAACTAGTCTCTTTAAACTATCATGACAACAAAACCAAAACAAACCATGTATTAACATTAACTGGAGAAGGTAGCAAAAACTATGAATTAACTACCAATGGCAGTGAATGGAAAATTACCAAGAGACCCATATCTATTTTAGGTACACGGGTATACGATGGTACAAAACAAGCCCGTGCTGAAGATGTAAAAGAATTGCATAATATTGTAGAAAAAGATAAAAATACTGTAAAGCTGACAGGGATTGGTACGCTGGCAGGTGCTGATGTTGTTGCTAATGGCACAGGTACGCAAAAGCTACAATCTTTGAATACATTAAAGCTGACAGGCAATAGCAGCAAAAATTATGAAATTACGGTAAAAGATAGCATATGGAAAATTACAAAAAGACCACTAATTATTACAGCAATGAATAATTTTAAACCTTTGTATGAAAAAAATCCGAGCAAAGACAAAATTGGTATTTTGGCAAGTGGTTTAGTAAATGGGGAAATCATCTCACAAGTGGATATTCAATTTGGAAAAAATGATAAGGAAGCACAAATAGCTGAATTACATGAAGTTTACCCTGTTTCCCCAACAAATGTTTATTTCCAAAAGGGCAAGGGGAAAAAGGAAAATTATGAAATTAAATTAAATAATGGAAAAATTCTGGTTATTCCAAAAACCACATATCCTAATTCTTGGAATTTTCCTAACGATATGGAAAAGGAAAAGGAAAATATTGTACGTAAATATACTAAATTGATTAATGATTCGTATGATGAGATTTTATTGGCAGATGCTGTATATGGTAAGGGAAATGAAAGTGTCGTTTCTATTGGTGCACCTGAAAGATTTTATGATGTTTATCGTGTAAAAGATCCAAATGCTATTAATGGTTTTAGATACTATAAATGTGTCGGGAAAAATTGTGCCAAAGATAAAGATGAGGAAAATAAGTATTTGGAGGTCGTGCGAAAGGATTCTGAATTAGCACAAAAACTTGGTGTGAATACAGTGATTGATATTGCTGATAAGGGCTTTTTTAAACAACCAACTGGTGCTGGATTGTCTGCAGCATTATATAAGAAATCTGGTTCAAATAATCAATACTATATTGTTTTTAGAGGTACTGATGATGGTGGTCTATTCAGTTTAAATCCTTTTAAAGCAGATGGTAATACAAATGTTTTACAGTTCTTAAGTGAGAACCAATATGATGAAGGATTGAAATTTGCACAAGCATTGGTACGTAGATTAAGAACAGAAGAAGATAATGTAAAAATTACAGCTGTGGGGCATTCTTTAGGTGGAGGCTTGGCTTCTTATTCCGCAGCAGTAATTGGTGATATCGATGTAAAAGTTTTTAATGCTGCACAAATTGGTATATTACGTAATGAAGATACTTTAAGTAAAAATAAATTAAATCCCAAAAACTCAAGACTACATATTGCCTTTAACTCTGATCCTGTATCTTCTTTTGATACACAGGTTTTTAATGATAAATATGATAATGAATATATATACTTCCTTCATGAAGGCATACTTGACGACCATGGTCGGGATCATATGCATACCCACCGTCATGCATTGAATATTGTTCAGGAAAATTATGATAAACTTAAAAAAGATAAACCTGTTGTTGTAAATAAACATATTTGGGTATATAACAACCCAAAGAAAAATGAGCAGCTTAACAAAACGGAGGAGTTTTTGGCAAACGAACGTAAACGTCAAAAAATAACATCAGAAATTGAAAGCACAAGAGAAAAACAAAATTTGGTAAGTTTAAACAATCAACTTAAACAAGTAGATAAATTATCTAGTAAACAAAGAAAGGTAATATTGACACCTGGATCGTTAAGTAGCCCACTAACAGGAAAAATTATCCTTAACATTCATATATATAGAAACAATAAACTTACTGAATGTTCTAAAAAACGTCAATCTCAATGCACTTTAGAAAACGGGGATATTGTAAAATATCAAGGCTCATCGGATTTTAAATCAGTTAAAGGAACGATCAAATTTTCAGATGGCAGTCGGATTGAATTAGAAGCGGACTCTGTAGTAAAAATCAATTTTGATCATGTTGCACAATCCAGCTCAATGGCTGCTTCTGTTCAGGTTCTTAAAGGAGTGGTAAAAAAATATGATTATTAA
- a CDS encoding TerD family protein translates to MAISLQKGQKISLAKESDNTLRSVVMGLGWDAVKKKGLFGLGGRKEVDLDASCLMFDDKNELCDVVFFNHLRSECGTVQHSGDNRTGDGDGDDEQIAVALNRVPANIKSLVFTVSNYTGQDFSQVENAYCRLINGDTGQEMARYDLSAQGNHTAQIMAKLYRHNGEWKLHAIGENSHGSTPDKIVPRILPHL, encoded by the coding sequence ATGGCAATCAGTTTGCAAAAAGGTCAAAAAATTTCTTTGGCAAAAGAAAGCGATAACACCCTGCGTTCAGTGGTGATGGGCTTGGGTTGGGACGCCGTGAAGAAAAAAGGTCTGTTTGGTTTGGGCGGGCGTAAAGAGGTTGATTTGGACGCTTCCTGCCTGATGTTTGACGACAAAAACGAATTGTGCGATGTGGTTTTTTTCAACCATTTGCGCAGCGAATGCGGCACGGTGCAGCACAGCGGCGACAACCGCACCGGCGATGGCGACGGCGATGACGAACAAATTGCCGTGGCGTTAAACCGTGTGCCGGCAAACATCAAATCCTTGGTTTTTACCGTCAGCAATTACACGGGGCAGGATTTCAGCCAAGTGGAAAATGCCTATTGCCGTTTGATTAACGGCGATACCGGTCAGGAAATGGCACGTTACGATTTGTCGGCACAAGGCAATCACACCGCACAAATTATGGCGAAATTATACCGTCATAACGGCGAATGGAAATTGCACGCCATCGGTGAAAACAGCCACGGCTCCACTCCCGACAAAATTGTCCCGCGCATTTTACCGCATCTGTAA
- a CDS encoding helicase HerA-like domain-containing protein translates to MHTLAYNEKFDTFQIIGNMANRHGLIAGATGTGKTVTLRKMVEVFSSQGIPVFLADVKGDLSGLVKAGAAEGKIGSRLDELGLNAEYFSGFPVRFWDVYGQTGIPVRVSMEQMGVLLLARLMNLNDAQEGVLNLVFRVAQDKNWRLIDIADLRSMLNFVSQNRHQYQTIYGNVSTSTIGAIQRQLLQLESEQAEKFFGLPKLDLHDWLQQRKQQGIINILNADKLIYSPRLYSAFMLWFLEELFRMMPEKGDGGLPEFVMFFDEAHLMFDDGHPALMRKIEQMVRLIRSKGVGIYFITQSPADIPESVLGQLNNRVQHALRAYTPREQKAVRTAAETFRPNPHLNAVQAISELAVGEALVSFLDKDGIPSMVQRTWMMPPRSRLLPLNGTELQEYVQADPLYIRYRDSEKVFSAYDEIELLAQQQIDEDNHDVTIGNTDFITHITVTPTVSLKSVECQHLTKGQNALIPLNGSARLLVRLGWQSPANTVLDISVFMLDKQKKVISDNHMIFYNQTASPCGSVILHPDGRRQSDINLSAVPESVHALLFAVTADTAGTTNHVGFGAVNHAFISIYDEQGINELMRFDLPDDVHQETAMIFGEIYRYQNDWKFRAVAQGYAGGLDSLCKQYGLLVS, encoded by the coding sequence ATGCATACTCTGGCTTATAATGAAAAATTTGATACTTTTCAAATTATTGGCAATATGGCAAACCGTCATGGTCTGATTGCGGGGGCAACCGGTACGGGTAAAACCGTTACATTGCGGAAAATGGTTGAGGTGTTCAGCAGTCAGGGCATTCCTGTTTTTTTGGCTGATGTGAAAGGCGATTTATCCGGTTTGGTGAAAGCAGGTGCAGCAGAAGGAAAAATCGGTAGCCGTCTAGACGAATTGGGCTTAAACGCAGAATATTTCAGCGGCTTTCCCGTGCGTTTTTGGGATGTGTACGGTCAAACTGGCATTCCCGTGCGCGTCAGTATGGAGCAGATGGGCGTGCTTTTGCTGGCAAGGCTGATGAATCTGAACGATGCACAAGAAGGCGTATTAAATCTGGTATTCCGCGTGGCGCAGGACAAAAACTGGCGTTTGATTGACATTGCCGATTTACGCAGTATGCTGAATTTTGTTTCGCAAAACCGTCATCAATATCAAACCATTTATGGTAATGTTTCCACCAGCACCATCGGTGCCATTCAACGCCAACTGCTGCAGCTTGAAAGCGAACAGGCAGAAAAATTTTTCGGTTTGCCCAAATTAGACCTGCACGACTGGCTGCAACAACGTAAACAACAAGGCATAATCAATATTTTAAACGCCGACAAACTGATTTATTCACCACGTTTGTACAGTGCGTTTATGTTGTGGTTTTTAGAAGAGCTGTTCCGCATGATGCCGGAAAAAGGCGATGGCGGACTGCCTGAATTTGTGATGTTTTTTGATGAGGCGCATTTAATGTTTGATGACGGTCATCCGGCATTGATGCGTAAAATCGAGCAGATGGTGCGCCTGATACGCTCTAAAGGCGTAGGCATTTATTTTATTACCCAAAGTCCTGCCGATATCCCCGAAAGCGTATTGGGGCAACTCAATAACCGTGTCCAACACGCCTTACGCGCCTATACACCGCGCGAGCAAAAAGCCGTGCGTACCGCTGCCGAAACCTTCCGTCCCAACCCTCATTTAAATGCCGTACAAGCCATTTCCGAATTGGCGGTGGGCGAAGCCTTGGTTTCGTTTTTAGACAAAGACGGTATTCCCAGTATGGTGCAGCGTACTTGGATGATGCCCCCGCGTTCCCGTTTACTGCCCTTAAACGGCACCGAGCTGCAAGAATATGTGCAGGCCGACCCCCTGTATATCCGTTATCGCGACAGCGAAAAAGTTTTTTCCGCATACGATGAAATAGAGCTATTGGCACAACAGCAAATTGATGAAGACAATCATGATGTAACAATTGGCAATACGGATTTTATTACCCATATTACCGTTACCCCCACCGTTTCACTGAAATCCGTTGAATGCCAACATCTGACCAAAGGTCAAAATGCCCTGATACCTTTGAACGGTTCTGCCCGTTTATTGGTGCGTTTGGGTTGGCAATCCCCTGCCAATACCGTGTTAGACATCAGTGTGTTTATGTTGGATAAGCAGAAAAAAGTGATTTCCGACAACCATATGATTTTTTATAATCAAACCGCCTCACCATGCGGCTCGGTGATTTTGCATCCCGATGGGCGGCGGCAGAGCGATATTAACCTGTCGGCAGTGCCGGAATCCGTACACGCCCTGTTATTTGCTGTTACGGCGGATACGGCAGGCACAACAAACCATGTGGGATTTGGTGCAGTCAATCACGCATTTATTTCCATTTATGACGAACAGGGCATCAACGAACTGATGCGTTTTGATTTGCCTGATGATGTTCATCAGGAAACCGCCATGATTTTTGGCGAAATCTACCGTTATCAAAATGATTGGAAGTTTCGTGCTGTGGCACAAGGCTATGCGGGCGGGTTGGACAGCTTGTGCAAACAATATGGATTACTGGTATCATAG
- a CDS encoding ShlB/FhaC/HecB family hemolysin secretion/activation protein: MIIKVKDLKSISIFIACFLICPILVSANALPNTSKTTHEAKEIAISSSKALSDTSNFEVQNIQIEGASLLSENEIRNLVKPYIGKSTTLSDLNHLAEQISAYYHAAGYPLAVAVIPPQRIENGVVTVQVIEGSIGAVNLENASRVSDSTVRKYLADTIRSGSSFQQDKSDRGLMLLRGLAGIQQVDYRLAPSSETGKADVTVALLPAPLLNGSVSVDNYGSKSTGRIRTHADVYLNSPFKRGERFSLRLMSSFKGVDSAKLAADVPVGSRGTKWTTEVGRTRYDLGGAFKDLQASGHADTISLGVRHPLVLGQKRNLWLSMGGERRKLRDEIGVSDTVTRKNLFAFNAGLNGNVYGDSAAGSYTYWSVNAATGKLNIVDEDARLLDAAAAKTQGRYHKFNANVGHNRFITQNLSVSGNLSGQWASKNLDSGEQMSAGGADGVSGYRSNDVSADTGIMAQTELRYAFNPYFAISGFFDVARMRQQQKPYATGKNTLSLYGGGMGAEVRAKGFYLQSKVALRGSDDGASDKKRALWWLKAGYTF, encoded by the coding sequence ATGATTATTAAAGTTAAAGACTTGAAAAGTATTTCAATATTTATTGCATGCTTTTTAATATGCCCTATACTTGTTTCTGCTAATGCACTACCTAATACAAGTAAGACTACACATGAAGCTAAAGAGATTGCTATTTCTTCTAGTAAAGCCCTCTCGGATACGTCAAATTTTGAAGTACAAAATATCCAAATAGAAGGCGCATCGCTACTGTCTGAAAATGAAATCCGCAATTTGGTTAAGCCTTATATTGGCAAGTCCACAACATTAAGCGATTTAAATCATTTGGCAGAGCAAATTAGTGCATATTATCATGCAGCAGGCTATCCTTTGGCAGTAGCGGTTATTCCGCCCCAACGTATCGAAAACGGCGTGGTTACTGTACAAGTGATTGAAGGCAGTATTGGTGCGGTTAATTTGGAAAATGCTTCGCGGGTATCGGATAGTACGGTAAGGAAATATTTAGCGGATACAATCCGTAGCGGCAGCAGTTTTCAGCAGGATAAAAGTGACCGTGGTTTGATGTTGTTGCGCGGGCTGGCAGGCATTCAGCAGGTAGATTATCGGCTTGCGCCATCATCAGAAACGGGTAAAGCCGATGTTACGGTTGCACTTTTGCCTGCGCCTTTGTTAAATGGCTCGGTATCGGTAGATAATTATGGCAGCAAATCCACGGGACGTATCCGCACCCATGCCGATGTTTATTTAAACAGTCCGTTTAAACGTGGCGAACGTTTTTCGCTACGGCTGATGTCCAGCTTTAAGGGGGTGGATTCGGCAAAATTGGCAGCAGATGTGCCAGTGGGAAGCCGTGGTACAAAATGGACAACAGAAGTAGGACGTACCCGCTATGATTTGGGTGGGGCATTTAAGGACTTACAGGCATCGGGACATGCCGATACAATCAGTTTGGGTGTACGCCATCCTTTGGTATTAGGGCAAAAACGTAATTTATGGTTAAGTATGGGTGGGGAACGGCGGAAATTGCGTGATGAAATTGGCGTAAGCGATACGGTAACACGCAAAAATCTTTTTGCATTTAATGCGGGTTTAAACGGTAATGTATATGGCGATTCTGCTGCCGGCAGTTATACTTATTGGTCGGTAAACGCAGCTACGGGCAAGCTGAATATTGTGGATGAAGATGCACGTTTATTAGATGCTGCTGCCGCTAAAACACAAGGACGTTATCATAAATTTAACGCCAATGTGGGACATAACCGTTTTATTACGCAAAACTTAAGTGTTTCAGGCAATCTGAGTGGGCAATGGGCCAGTAAAAATTTGGACTCGGGCGAGCAGATGAGTGCTGGTGGGGCAGATGGTGTATCAGGCTATCGCAGTAATGATGTCTCTGCCGATACAGGGATTATGGCACAAACGGAATTGCGTTATGCTTTTAATCCTTATTTTGCCATTAGTGGTTTTTTTGATGTGGCACGAATGCGCCAACAGCAAAAGCCTTATGCAACAGGTAAAAACACTTTATCACTATATGGGGGCGGTATGGGTGCGGAAGTTCGTGCAAAAGGCTTCTATTTGCAAAGTAAAGTGGCTTTGCGTGGCAGTGATGACGGTGCATCTGACAAAAAACGGGCTTTGTGGTGGTTAAAAGCAGGCTATACGTTTTAA